A region of the Wenzhouxiangella sp. XN201 genome:
GCAGCGTCAACGGCGAACCGGTCCGGATCATCATCGACTCCACCGTCAACACCAGCGTGATTTCCACGGCGTTCGCGGAACGAGCCGGTATCCGGAAAGATCACAAGGTCGAGTTCGAGATGGGTGGAAGTCTCGCGAATAAACGGGTCTATGCATCGCGCCGATTCGAAGTCGAAATCGACGGGTCCTCGCTGAACTTCAGTGGTCTGCCCATCGTCCCCGGTGACGGCTTCGACATGATTCTCGGCCACCCGGTTTTCGAAGGCGCCGTGGTGCAGATCGACTACCCCAATCAGCGATTCCGCTTCCTGTCTCCGGAGGCGGTGAAGTTCGAAGGCAATACGGAAGTGCGCCGGGGTCCGCTGGGCGAACTGATGGTCGAGACCGCGATTGAAGGCAACCGTGCCTGGCTGACGCTGGATACCGGTCTTCCAGGCGCCACGCTATTGACCGAAGACTTCGTAATCAGCAACGGGCTGGAAGACAAGCGGATCGAGCCGGCGCAAGGAACGGACTCCGAACAAACGGAAGCAGACGCCCTTCAAATGCTGAAACTGGACAGGGTCGAACTCGGACCCTATCGCTTCGAGCAATTCCTTGCCCGTTACGGCGGTGACGAAAAGCGGACCATGGACGTCGGTCGCGGCGAGACCGGCAGCCGAATACGCAAGGATCGCTCGCATCACGACGGCCTGCTGGGCTACGAAGTCCTGAAAAACTTTCTGATCACAACCGACTTCAGCAACGGCAAGCTGCACCTGCACGTGCCCTGATCGCAGGGCAGCAACCTATTGGCCACGACCCGGCGACCTGGCCGGCACGCAGGCGCCTGGGCAGCGCCTAGTGCCACGCGTGGTGGTCGGTTTGGACCACCACGCAGCCAAGCGCCACACATCATTCCCGCTTGCAACGGATTGGTCCAGGGCGTAAGATTAAAACGGTTGTTTTAATCGGACGTTTCAATTGTCGGAATCCACTCGCGACCGCATTCTCGACGCCGCCGAGCGCCAGTTCGCCGAACAGGGATTTCACCTGACCACGCTGCGGCAGATTACCCAGGCGGCCGAGGCCAACCTGGCCGCGGTGAACTATTACTTCGGCTCCAAGCAGGAACTCATCCGGGCGATCTTCCGGCGCCGGCTCGATGCCTTGAACGCCGCCCGGCTGGAACGCCTCGAAACCGTACTCGCCGACAGCGACCCCCCCGATCTGGAAGCCGTTCTCGATGCCTTTGTCGAGCCGGCACTGGAATTCACCCGCGGCGGCGATGCCGAGGGCCAACGCTTCATGCAGCTTCTGCTGCGCGCCTTCGCCGATCGCGATACCGCGCTGCAAGAGGCCATGCGCCATGAATACGCGCACGTGATGCGCCGCTTCGCCGACGCCGTTGGCGACGCCCTGCCAGGCGCCGAACCGGCACGACTGCGCCAGCAACTCGACTTCATTGTCGGCGCCCTCACGCTGACCATGGCCGAATCAGCCCTGAAGGACACCCGCATCATTGCCGCCGAGCTGGTGCAATTCGCCGCCGCCGGCCTGCGCGGCAGTCTCGAATCCCGAATCCACGATGGTGCCCGACGCACCCTGGAGGCCACATCATGACCTGGTTGTTGATCCTCGCACTCCTCATCGGCCTGCTCGCCCTGGCCTGGTTTCGCACTCCGTCCTGGCTGGCCGCATTGCTGGCCATCGCCTCCCTGGCGGGCACCATCTGGTACGTGGCCGCCTGGCCGGTAATCACGCTCTACGCAATTGCTGCCGTCGCCCTGACGGTGGTCGCCATCCGCCCCTTGCGCCGGATGCTGGTCTCGGACCGCCTGTTCGGCTGGTTCAAATCGGTACTGCCGGCAATCTCGGATACCGAACGCGAAGCGCTCGACGCCGGCACGGTCTGGTGGGACGCCGAACTGTTTTCCGGCCGTCCACGCTGGAAGCGTCTGTTCGCTATCGACAAGCCGACACTGTCGGCCGAAGAACAAGCCTTTCTCGACGGCCCCGTGGAGGAGCTCTGCGGCATGCTGGACGAGTGGCAGATTACCCACGAGCTCAAGGATCTGCCGGAGGAGGCCTGGCAATTCATTCGCGACCAGCGCTTTTTGAGCATGATCATCCCGAAGGAATACGGTGGCCTGGGATTCTCGTCCCAGGGCAATGCCGCCGTGGTCACCAAGCTTGCCACTCGCAGCCTGTCAGCCGCCGTTTCCGTAATGGTGCCCAATTCGCTCGGCCCCGGCGAACTGCTGATGCATTTCGGCACCGACGGGCAGAAGAATCACTACCTGCCGCGCCTGGCGAAGGGCGAGGACATCCCCTGCTTTGCCCTCACCTCCCCGCTGGCCGGCTCGGATGCCGCCGCCATGCCCGACGAGGGCATCGTTTGCAGGGACACCTTCGAGGGCGAAGAAGTCCTCGGTCTGCGCGTCAGCTGGGACAAGCGCTACATCACCCTGGCACCGATCGCCACGGTGCTCGGGCTGGCCTTCAAGGCGAGGGATCCCGAAGGCCTGCTCGGCGGCCCGGAAAACCTGGGCATCACCTGCGCCCTCATCCCGACCGACACACCGGGCGTGGAGATCGGCGATCGCCATCTGCCTGGCGGCAGCATCTTCCTCAATGGTCCGACCCGCGGCAAGGACGTGTTCATTCCGATGGACTGGGTCATCGGCGGCCAGGAACGTGTCGGCCAGGGCTGGCGCATGCTGATGCATTGCCTGGCGGCCGGCCGCGCCATTTCCCTGCCGGCCCAGAGCGTGGCCAACGGCAAGCTCACCAGCATGACGACCGGTGCCTATGCCCGCGTGCGCTATCAGTTCAAGCAGCCGATCGGCCAGTTCGAGGGCATCGAGGAACCGCTGGCGCGCATCGGCGGCGAGACCTACCGCATGGAAGCCGCCCACAAGCTCACGCTCAGCGCGCTCGACCATGGCGAGAAACCGGTCGTTCTGTCGGCCATTCTCAAGGCCTACCTGACCGAGGCCAACCGGCGCGTGCTCAACGACGCCATGGACGTGCACGGCGGCAAGGCCGTGGTCGAAGGACCCAACAATTACTTGTCGATCCCGTGGCAGTCCATTCCCGTCGCGATCACGGTCGAGGGCGCCAATATCCTGACCCGCTCGATGATCGTCTTTGGCCAAGGTGCCATTCGCTGCCACCCCTACCTGCTTAAGGAAATGCAGGCGGCCCAGGATGACGATGCCAGGGCCTTCGACAAGGCGTTGTTCGGTCACATCGGCTTTCTGATCTCCAACCTGGTGCGGGCGCCGCTGCTGGCGCTGACCGGCGGGCGCCTGAGCCTGAGCCCGGTCTCTGGACCGACCGCGCGCGACTACCGCCGCATCAATCGCCTGAGTTCGGCCTTCACCCTGATCGCCGACCTGTGCCTGCTCATCCTGGGCGGCAAGTTCAAGTTCAAGGAAACGCTTTCCGGCCGCCTGGCCGACGCCCTGGCACATCTTTACATGGCGTCGGCCAGCCTGCGCCGCTTCGAAGACGACGGTCGGCCCGCGGAAGACCTGCCGCTGGTGCAGTGGGCCGTCAGCGACAGTCTCAATCAGGTAGAGAATGCACTGCTGGCCGTGCTGCGCAACTTCCCGCTGCCATTGATGGGAGGGATTTTGCGGCTCAAGCTCTTCCCCTGGGGCCGCCGCCATCATCCGGTCGACGACCGGACCGGCCAGCGAATCGCCCAGTTGATGCAGGAAGACAGCCCCGGCCGCGAGCGCCTGATCAATGGCGCCTACCAGTCGAAGGCTGATGATGGCCTGGGACTGCTGCTGCAGGCCTTCGATGCCGTTCTCAAGGCCGCACCGGCCGAGATGGCGGTGCGCAACGCGCTCAAGGTCGTGCCGAGCCCGATCAACGTCGACGAAGTCGTCGGCAAGGCCGTAGCCACCGGCGTGATCACCGAGGAACAAGGCACCGACCTGAAGCGGGCACAGGAGCTGACGGCGAAAGTCATTGCCGTTGACGAGTTCACGCCGGAGGAGATCGGCGGCCGACAGGCAATGCAACCACCTGTCGCCAAGGCCAGTTGAGCAACTTCAAAAAGACCTTTTAAACGCAAAGACGCGAAGCAGCGAAGAACGCAAAGAAATCATTCAATTAATAACTTCGCGATCTTTGCTGCTTCGCTGCTTTGCGTTTCAAAGATTTTCAAACAGGACCTGATAGAAGGGACATGAAATGAACGACCACAAGCTCAAGGTAAGACGTGCTGCGGTGCTGGGTGCCGGGGTAATGGGTGCGCAGATTGCCGCGCATCTGACCGCCGCCGGTATTCCGGTCGATCTCTACGACCTGCCCTCCGACGAGGGTGACCGCAACCAGCTGGCCGAGAAGGGGCGGCAGGGCCTGCTCAAGCTCAAGCCTGCGCCGCTGGCGAGCAAGGACCTGGTTGATTTCATCCGGCCGCTGAACTTCGCCGATGACCTGGAAAAACTGGCCGATTGCGATTTCATCATCGAGGCCGTGGCCGAGCGCATGGACATCAAGCGCGACCTCTACGGCAAGCTCGCCCCGCACATCCATGATGGTGCGATCTTCGCCTCCAACACCTCGGGACTTTCGATCACCGAGCTGTCGAAGGAACTACCCGAAAACCTGCGTGGCCGCTTCTGCGGCGTGCACTTCTTCAACCCGCCGCGCTACATGCACCTGGTGGAACTGATTCCACACGCCGGCACCGACGACAAGGTCATGGACCTGCTGGAGGACTTCCTCACGCGCAACCTCGGCAAGGGCGTGGTGCGCGCCCGCGACACGGCAAATTTCATCGGCAACCGAGTCGGCATGTTCACCATGCTGTCGGTGATGCATCATGCCGATCGCCTGAGCCTGGGCTTCGATACGATCGACGCCCTGACCGGCCCGGCCATCGGCCGGCCCAAGAGCGCCACCTTCCGCCTGGCCGACGTGGTCGGGCTGGACACCATGGGCAATGTCATCAATACCATGAAGTCGCAGCTGGAAGAGGACCCCTGGCACGCCTGGTTCCGGCAGCCGGAATGGCTGCAGAAGCTGATCGAGGGCGGCGCGCTGGGCCAGAAGGCCGGCGCGGGCGTGTTTCGCAAGGAAGGCAAAGCCATCCGGGTATTCGATCCCGCAACCGGCGACTACCGAGACAGCGACTACAGCCTGCCGGACGAAGTGCAAAAGGTACTGGCCATCAAGGACCCGGGCGAGAAACTTGCGGAAATGGCGAAGTGCGCGAATGTCCACACCGAATTCCTGTGGTCGATCCACCGCGACCTGTTCCACTACTGCGCGTATCACCTGGCCGAGATCGCCGACAGCGCGCGCGAAGTCGACCTGGCCATTCGCTGGGGCTACGGCTGGAAGGTGGGCCCGTTCGAGATCTGGCAGTCGGCCGGTTGGAAGGAGATGGCCGACCTGGTCGAGAAGGACATCGCCGGCGGCAAGACCGGCGTCGATGCCGGCCTGCCGGAGTGGGTCAATCAAATCGAGGCTGCACACACCGTGGAAGGTTCCTGGGCGGCCGACCAGGCTCGGTATCTGCCGCGTCCGGACCTGCCCGTCTTCCAGCGACAGTACCAGCCGGTGCGCCTGCTGGGCGAGAAAACCGAATCGGGTACCACGGTGCACGAGAGCGACTCGATCCGGCTCTGGACCCTGCACGACGACGTACTGATCGCCAGCCTGAAAAGCAAGATGGCGGTGATCGACAACGGCGTCGTCGACGGGCTGAATGAAGCCATTGACCGCGCCGAATCGGGCTTCGAAGGCCTGGTGATCTGGCAGCCCAAGGGGCCCTTCTCGGCTGGCGCCAACCTCAAGGCCGCCGCCGAAGCGATTCAGAAGGGTGACTACGACAGCGTGCGCGAACTGGTCGCCGGCTTCCAGTCCGCAAACCTGCGCCTGCGGTATTCGTCCGTGCCGACAGTCGCCGCGGTGCGCGGCCTGGCCCTGGGCGGCGGTCTGGAGCTGGCCATGCACGCGGCGACCCGCGTGGCGCACCTGGAAAGCTACATGGGCCTGGTCGAGGCCGGTGTCGGCCTGCTGCCGGCCGGCGGCGGACTCGGCACATTGGCGATGCAAATTATCGACGACACGAAAGCCGGCGATACCTATCCCTTGCTGGAGAAGCGCTACAAGCAGGTCGCCATGGGCCAGGTCGCGGGATCGGCCATGGAGGCGAAGGAAATGGGTTACCTGCGCGAGCACGACCGCATCGTGCTGCACGAACACGAACTGCTGCATGCCGCACACCACGAGGTTCGCGCCATGGCCGCCGCTGGCTATCGGCCGCCGCTGGCCGGACGCAAGTTCCCGGCTGCCGGCGACGTCGGTATCGCCACGCTCAAGATGCTGCTGGTCAATATGCTCGAAGGACGTTTCATCTCCGAGCACGACTTCGAGATCGGCAGCCGCATTGCGACCGTCCTGTGCGGTGGCGAAATCGACCGCGGCTCAAACGTCGACGAGGCCTGGATCCACCGCCTCGAGCGCAAGCACTTCCTGGAACTGGCCGCGATGGACAAGACCCAGGAACGCGTGGCCCATATGCTCAAGACCGGCAAGCCGCTGCGCAATTGATACAGACAAACAAACAAGAGGAACCACGGAAAGCACTGAATACACGGAAACATCCATTAAAAATTTCCGTGACTTCCGTGTCTTCCGTGGTTCCAGTTAAGTGAATGAGGCAAAGGAATTTCAATCATGAGTGACGCATACGTAGTAGCCGCCGTTCGAACGCCCGTCGCAAGGGCGTTCAAGGGTGCATTCAGGAATTACCGCCCGGACGACATGCTGGCCCACGTGATCCGCGAATCGCTGGCCGAAGTCCCCGAGCTCGATCCCGCCCGCGTCGAGGACGTGATCGTGGGCTGCGCCATGCCCGAGGCCGAACAGGGCATGAATGTCGCCCGCATCGGTGCCCTGCTCGCCGGCTTGCCCGACAGCGTGCCCGGCGTAACCGTCAATCGCTTCTGCTCATCGGGCCTGCAGACCGTGGCCATGGCCGCCGATCGCATCCGCCTGGGCGAGGCCGACGTGATGATCGCCGGCGGCACCGAGACCATGACCATGGTGCCGATGATGGGCCACAAGGTCGCGATGAACCCCAAGGTGTTCGAAGACGACAATGTCGCGATTGCCTATGGCATGGGCATTACCGCCGAGAAGGTGGCGAAGAAGTGGAACGTCTCGCGCGAAGACCAGGACGAGTTCGGCTACCAGTCACACCAGAAGGCGATCGCCGCAATCGACGGCGGCGAGTTCACCGAAATCCGTCCGGTCACGGTCACCAACCGCGTGCCCGGTGCGGATGGCAGCGTGCGCGAGATCGAGACGGTCGTCGATACCGATGAAGGTCCGCGCCGCGACACCACGCCCGAGGCGTTAGGTAAACTCAGGACTGTCTTTGACGCAAAAGGCACGGTCACCGCCGGCACCAGCTCGCAGATGTCCGACGGTGCCGGGGCGCTGATCCTGGTTTCGGAGCGAGTCGTCAAGGAACTCAAGCTCAAACCACTGGCCGTCTTCCGAGGCTTTTCGGTTGCCGGCGTCCCGCCGGAAGTGATGGGTATCGGCCCGATCGAGGCCATTCCGAAGGTGCTCAAGCAGACCGGCATCGGCAAGGACGAGCTGGACTGGATCGAACTCAACGAAGCTTTCGCCGCCCAGGCCCTGGCGGTGATCCGCAATACCGAACTCGATATCGAGAAGGTCAACCCGCTCGGTGGCGCCATCGCCCTGGGTCATCCGCTGGGGGCAACCGGCGCCATACTTGCCGCCAAGGCGATCCACGGCCTGCAGCGCCGCCAGCAGCGCTACGCCATGGTCACCATGTGCATCGGCACCGGCATGGGTGCGGCCGGAATTTTCGAACGCGCCTGACCGGCAACAGCATGAAAAAGGGCGCGACGCCGATGACCCGCGTCGCGCCCTCTTCGGTTTCCATCTGCAGACCGATCAGTCGTCTGCTGGTTTCAGTTGATGGTGCAGGTAGGCGTAGATCAGCCCCGACAGGAAGGCCTGCTGCTTCAGGTTGGCCGCGCCACCGTGGCCGCCCTCGATGTTTTCGTAATACAGCACGTCATGACCCTGGTCGAGCATCCGCGCCACCATCTTGCGGGCATGGGCGGGGTGCACGCGATCGTCGCGCGTCGAAGTCGTGAAAAAGGCCCTGGGATACTCGGCCTCGGCCGAGACGTTCTGATACGGCGAATACCTGCCGATGTATTCCCACTGCTCGGGTTCATCCGGGTTGCCGTACTCGCCCATCCAGCTGGCGCCGGCCAATAGCTTGTGGTAACGCTTCATGTCGAGTAACGGCACCTGGCAAACGACAGCGTTGTAAAGTTCCGGACGCTGCACCATCACCGCACCGACCAGCAGGCCACCGTTCGAGCCGCCCTGAATACCCAGATGCTCGGGTGAGGTGATCTTGCGCTCGATCAGATCCTCGGAGACGGCGATCAGGTCGTCGAAAGCGCGCTGGCGGTTCTCCTTCAGTGCGGCCTGGTGCCACCTGGGTCCGAACTCGCCACCGCCGCGAATATTGGCGAGCACGTACACACCGCCGCGCTCGAGCCAGGCCGAGCCGGTGACGCCCGAATAGTTCGGCGTGCGCGAAACTTCGAATCCGCCGTAAGCCGACAACAGGGTCGGATTGCTGCCGTCGGCCTCGAAGCCACGCGGCTCGACGACGAAGTACGGAATCATCGTGCCGTCGGCCGATTCGGCCTCGTACTGCGCCACGTTCATGCCTTCGGCATCGAACCAGGCGGGTTCGGCCCGGACCTCACGGCGCGAATCAGACACGGCATCAGCCTCGAACAGGGTCGAGGGCGTGAGGAAACCGGTGTAGTCATAGAAGAAACGATCGGAATCATCATCGGCGGTCACCACCGTGATTGTTCCCATGGGCGGCACATCGAGCTCCTGCTGCTGCCAGCTCCCTTCCTCCCGGACAAAGCTCACGAGCTTGCCGTTGACCTTGTCGAGCAGGTTGATCAGCACGGCATTCTCGGTGGTGGTCACGCCATTGATCGACTGGTGCTCGTCGGGCTGGATCAGCACTTCCAGGCTGGGCGAATCGCCGACAAAACTTTCGACCGGGCCCGCCACCAGGGCGCCCTGCCCGAAGCTCGTCTCGCCCACGGTCCACTCGGACTTGAGGTCAACCAGCAGCTGGCCGTCAATGACTCCGGTCAGCTCGGCATCGGCGGGAAGGTTTAGCCGCTTCGTTTCACCGCCTTCGAACAGGTGGTACTCGCGCGTGAAGATACCCGGCGCCCGGATGATCAGGTCGTAGTAATCGTCGCCGTCATGCATGCGCATGGCAAACACACCGACATCGCCGCGCTCGCCCTCGAACACCGTTTCGGCCTCGGACAAATCGCTGCCACGATGCCAGATACGCACGCTGCGCGGATAGCCGGAATCGGTGACCTGCTCGTCAGTGAAAGCCGGGCCGACGAAGACGCTGTCGCGGTCGCGCCAGGTGATCGAACTCTTCGATTCCTCGAGCCGGAAGCCGTCTTCGACAAACTCGCCGGTCTCGAGATCGAATTCGCGCCGAACGGCGGCATCGGCCCCGCCGACCGACAGTCCGATAAAACAGCGATCATAGTCCGGGTAGCGGCAGTCCGAACCCGCCCAGACCCAGTTTTTGTCCTCGCGTTCAGCCAACTCGTCAACGTCGAGAATCACGTGCCAGTCGGGTGAATCGCCACGATAACTGTCGAGCGAGGTCCTGCGCCAGATGCCGCGCACGTGATCCTCGTCGCGCCAGAAGTTGTAGATCTCGCCGCCCCTGAGCGCGGGATAGGCGATGCGATCGTCCGAGGTCAGGATTTCAAGCGCACGCTCGTGAACCGGCTCGAACAGCGGATGCGACTTCAGGTGTTCGAGGGAACGTTCATTCTGCCCGCGCGCCCAGGCCAGGGCGTTCTCGCCCTCGACATCCTCCAGCCACAGCCAGGGGTCATTCCCGGCCATGGTCACTGTCGGAGCGAGCAGCCCCGCCGTCAGCAGTGCAGTCCACAATATCCTCATCAATCATATCCAAAGTTGGTTCGGAATCGCGCATCATGCCAGTAAGTCTGACAGACCGCCTGTGCCGAAAGTGACAGCACGATAGCAAGATCAGTCAAAACGAAGATGCTTGACCGAGCGTCCCTCGTCGCGAATTTCCTTGAGTGCATCGATGCCGATGGCAATCTGCGCATCGACGTAGTGCTGCGTGACAACGCGGTCGGAGGCATCAGTCTTGACGCCATCGGGGACCATTGGCTGATCAGAGACCAGCAGCAGCGCGCCAGTCGGAATCGAGTTGGCGAAGCCGGTGACGAAGATGGTGGCCGTTTCCATGTCGATGGCCATGCAGCGCGTCCGGCGCAGGTACTTCTTGAAGGCCCGGTCATGTTCCCAGACCCGCCTGTTGGTGGTGTAGACGGTGCCGGTCCAGTAGTCCAGGCCGTGGTCCCGGATGGTCGAGGAAACGGCTCGTTGCAGGGTAAAAGCTGGCAGCGACGGCACCTCCGGCGGGAAGTAGTCAGTCGATGTGCCCTCGCCGCGAATGGCGGCAATCGGCAGGATCAGGTCGCCGAGCTGATTCTTTTTCTTCAGCCCCCCGCACTTGCCCAGAAACAGGCAGGCCCGGGGATCGATGGCGCCGAGCAGATCCATGACGGTGGCGGCATTGGCGCTACCCATGCCGAAATTGATGATTGTGATGTTGTCGGCCGTGGCATTTCGCATCGGCCGGTCCTTGCCCCGAATCTCGGCGCCCATGGCCGCTGCGAACTTGTCGACGTAGTTGTCGAAATTGGTCAGCAGGATGTACTGGCCGAAATCGGCCAGCTCGGTCCCCGTGTACCGGGGCAGCCAATTTTCGACGATATTCCGCTTGGTATCCATTCAATAGGCCTCAGCCGCCCGGAAACCCGCCACCGGGCAGTCCACCGCCGGGCAATCGTTTCATCATCTTGGCCATGGCGCCCTTGCTGCCGACCTTCTTCATCATTTTCTGCATTTGCTTGTGCTGCTTGAGCAAGCGGTTGACGTCCTGGATCTGCAGCCCGGAACCGGCCGCGATGCGGCGCTTGCGCGATCCCTTGATGATGTCCGGGTAGCGTCGTTCCTTCGGCGTCATCGAATTGATGATGGCGACCAGGCGCCTGGTCTGGCGATCATCGACCTGTGACTTGACGGCCTCGGGGAGATTGCCCATGCCAGGCAGCTTGTCCATCAGCGCGCCCATGCCGCCAAGCTTGTCCATCTGCAGCAGCTGGTCGCGAAAATCGTCCAGACCGAAGCGTTTGCTGGCCTTGCCGACCTTGCCAGCCAGTTTCCGGGCCTGCTTCTGATCGACCTTGCGCTCGACCTCCTCGACCAGGCTGAGCACGTCGCCCATCCCCAGGATGCGCGAGGCCAGGCGGTCGGGATGGAAGGGCTCGAGACCATCGATCTTCTCGCCCGTACCCAGGAACTTGATCGGCGCACCGGTGATATGACGCACCGACAAGGCCGCGCCGCCGCGGGCGTCGCCGTCGGCCTTGGTCAAAACGACGCCGCTCAGCGGCAGCGCCTCGTGGAAGGCCTTTGCCGTGTTGGCCGCGTCCTGGCCGGTCATGGCATCGACCACGAACAGCACCTCGGCGGGATCGACCGCGGCGTGCACGCGGCGAATCTCGTCCATCATGGCCTCGTCAACTGCCAGGCGGCCGGCGGTGTCGAGGATCAGCACGTCGGCGAACTGCCTGCGCGCCTGGCCGACGGCGTCTTCCGCGATGCGCACCGGATCGGCCGCCTCGTCGGATCGGAAGAAGCCGGCCTCGACCTGCCCGGCCAGGGTCTCGAGCTGATCGATAGCGGCCGGGCGGTAGACATCACAGCTGGCCAGCATGACTTTTTTCTTGTGACGCTCCTGGATCAGCTTCGCCAGCTTGCCGGCAGTCGTGGTCTTGCCGGCACCCTGCAGGCCGGCCAGCAGGATCACGACCGGGGCCTGGCGATCCAGGGCCAGCGGCGCCTGCTCGTCGCCGAGGACGTGTTTGAGTTCCTCGTGGACGATCTTGATCAGGGCCTGGCCAGGCTTGAGCGCCTTGCTGACTTCCTGTCCGACGGCGCGCTCGTTGACCCGGGCGATGAAATCCTTGACCACCGGCAGCGCAACATCGGCCTCGAGCAGCGCGACGCGGACTTCGCGCAGGGACTCGCGGATATTGTCCTCGGTCAGGCGGCCGCGGCTGCGCAGCCGTTCCAACGATCCGGACAGTCGATTGCTAAGCTGGTCGAACATGTGATGACTTCACGATTTGGTGGCTGGAATCATTATACTGGGCCCGAGTCCCATCCAGTCAGTGATCCTTGGATATACAGATTCTGATTTACCTTTTGCCGATCGTCATTTACCTGGGCGCCACGGGCCTCCTGGTGTTGGGGGAAGTTCGCGACCGGCAGGCTTTCCGGACTTTCGGACTGATCCTGATTGGCCTGGGCGTCGTATTGCACGCCTTCGCGGTCGTACACGGCATCGACCTGCCTGCGGGATGGGACGCCAATTTCATTAACCTGTTGTCGCTAACCTCCCTGCTGATCATAGGCACGCTGCTGGTCACGGCGGTGGCGACCGGCACGGTCGAGGCCTGCCTCATCGCCGCCCCTGGGGCCGCGCTGTGCCTGCTGCTGCAGTGGCTGGTGCCGGCCGAACCGCTGATTCTCGGCAGCCTGTCGACCACGACCCGCCTGCACATCGTCAGTTCCCTGCTCGCCTACAGCCTGCTGAGTATCGCGGCGATCAATGCCCTGATGCTGGCCGCCCAGGACTATGCCCTGCGACACCCCCTCGCCTATCGCCGGCTTGAATTCCTGCCGCCACTGGTGGTGATCGAATCCATCATGTTCCGGCTGATTGCCGCCGGCTGGCTGCTCCTGACCCTGGGCCTGATCAGCGGACTGGTGTTCGTGGACAACCTGTTCGCCCAACACCTGGTGCACAAGTCCGCCTTGTCGATACTGTCGTGGATGCTGTTTGGACTGCTGCTGTTTGGCCGCATCCGCCTGGGCTGGCGCGGCCGTAAAGCCGTACGCTGGACCCTGATCGCGATGAGCCTGCTCCTGCTGGCCTACTTCGGCAGCAAACTCGTGCTGGAAGTGTTCCTGGATCGCAGCTGGCAGGCTCCAGCCAGCGGGTGATGCCATGACCGACGCCCCCCTGCCCGTACTGTTCTCCCTGCTGGGCGTGCTGATCGTGCTCTCGGCCTTCTTTTCCGGATCCGAAACCGGCCTGGTGGCGCTCAACCGCTATCGCCTGCGCCACCACGCCAAGAACGGCCTGCACGGGGCCAGGCTGGCGCAGCGCCTGCTGGCCAAGCCCGACCGCATGTTCGGCATCATTCTGCTGGGTAACAACCTGGTCAACATCATGGCCGCCTCGGTGGCCACGGTCATCGCCATTCAGGCGCTGGGCGAATCAGGCATCTGGGTATCGACCCTGGCAATGACCGTCGTCATTCTCATATTTGCCGAGGTGGCCCCGAAGACGCTGGCTGCACTCAACCCCGAGCGGGTCGCCTATCCGGCCAGCTACGTCCTCACGCCGCTGCTGAAAGTGCTCTATCCGGTGGTATGGCTGATCAACCTGGCTGCCGCGGCACTGCTGCGACCCTTCGGCGTACACAAGCTCACCAACGCCCAGGACTCGATCAGCCGCGAGGAACTCCGAACCCTGGTCAAGGAAGGCGGGCGCCACATCTCACTCGATCATCGCCAGATGCTGATCAACATTCTCGACCTGGAACACGGCACCGTCGACGATGTGATGGTTCCACGCCAGGACATCGTGGGCATCGATCTGGAAGTCGAATGGGACGAGATTCTGCAGAGCCTGGAAACCAGCATCTATACTCGAATGCCGGTGTGGCGCGGCGATCTCGACGAGATGATCGGCCTGTTGCATATCCGCTCGGTTCTGCCCGGCCTGA
Encoded here:
- a CDS encoding retropepsin-like aspartic protease; translation: MAAIIGLVTSAALALETDPEGWIAFDGSEGQIGLDGSVNGEPVRIIIDSTVNTSVISTAFAERAGIRKDHKVEFEMGGSLANKRVYASRRFEVEIDGSSLNFSGLPIVPGDGFDMILGHPVFEGAVVQIDYPNQRFRFLSPEAVKFEGNTEVRRGPLGELMVETAIEGNRAWLTLDTGLPGATLLTEDFVISNGLEDKRIEPAQGTDSEQTEADALQMLKLDRVELGPYRFEQFLARYGGDEKRTMDVGRGETGSRIRKDRSHHDGLLGYEVLKNFLITTDFSNGKLHLHVP
- a CDS encoding TetR/AcrR family transcriptional regulator — encoded protein: MSESTRDRILDAAERQFAEQGFHLTTLRQITQAAEANLAAVNYYFGSKQELIRAIFRRRLDALNAARLERLETVLADSDPPDLEAVLDAFVEPALEFTRGGDAEGQRFMQLLLRAFADRDTALQEAMRHEYAHVMRRFADAVGDALPGAEPARLRQQLDFIVGALTLTMAESALKDTRIIAAELVQFAAAGLRGSLESRIHDGARRTLEATS
- a CDS encoding acyl-CoA dehydrogenase, giving the protein MTWLLILALLIGLLALAWFRTPSWLAALLAIASLAGTIWYVAAWPVITLYAIAAVALTVVAIRPLRRMLVSDRLFGWFKSVLPAISDTEREALDAGTVWWDAELFSGRPRWKRLFAIDKPTLSAEEQAFLDGPVEELCGMLDEWQITHELKDLPEEAWQFIRDQRFLSMIIPKEYGGLGFSSQGNAAVVTKLATRSLSAAVSVMVPNSLGPGELLMHFGTDGQKNHYLPRLAKGEDIPCFALTSPLAGSDAAAMPDEGIVCRDTFEGEEVLGLRVSWDKRYITLAPIATVLGLAFKARDPEGLLGGPENLGITCALIPTDTPGVEIGDRHLPGGSIFLNGPTRGKDVFIPMDWVIGGQERVGQGWRMLMHCLAAGRAISLPAQSVANGKLTSMTTGAYARVRYQFKQPIGQFEGIEEPLARIGGETYRMEAAHKLTLSALDHGEKPVVLSAILKAYLTEANRRVLNDAMDVHGGKAVVEGPNNYLSIPWQSIPVAITVEGANILTRSMIVFGQGAIRCHPYLLKEMQAAQDDDARAFDKALFGHIGFLISNLVRAPLLALTGGRLSLSPVSGPTARDYRRINRLSSAFTLIADLCLLILGGKFKFKETLSGRLADALAHLYMASASLRRFEDDGRPAEDLPLVQWAVSDSLNQVENALLAVLRNFPLPLMGGILRLKLFPWGRRHHPVDDRTGQRIAQLMQEDSPGRERLINGAYQSKADDGLGLLLQAFDAVLKAAPAEMAVRNALKVVPSPINVDEVVGKAVATGVITEEQGTDLKRAQELTAKVIAVDEFTPEEIGGRQAMQPPVAKAS